ATGGGATGGTGGTCGAAGATGGCGCTTACGAGTACAATCGGGGCAACCGGAAGGAAAACTTCCATGTCCCCTTACTGATCTATGGGGAGGGGAAGATCGAAACCCCACAAAAAAGCGATGTACTGGCTTCTCAGTGCGACCTCCTTCCGACGGTCATGGACCTTTTCGGGTGGCAAGGGTACCAGCATGGAATCGGGCGCTCCCTTCTCCGCAAAGAAAGAGAGCCTCGGATTTTTTATCATAACCCTAGCTACTTGGAGGCGGACCTCTGCACACGCAAAGAAGATGAAGTGCTCGAGGGGAAAGCCCCTGTTTTAGATGCATTCCGGGAGATGATAGGAGGGCTCTATCGGGGTAAGCGACTCGCTCCCCCCTCTTTTGATAAAAAAGATCCTCCTCTAGCACTTATGTTTACCGCCTACGATGATCAGAAAATCGATGATGCCATACTTTCTAAGGTAAGCCCGGAGGTGACCACCTTTCACCTAACAAACTCCTATCGAGTCACCGACGCAGGGATGGAGACCTTATTAAAGCGGTGCCCAGCCCTTATCGAGATCAATGTGTCGGGGTGTCTTCTTTTAACGGACAAATGGCTCTATGCTCTTCCCCAAACCCTCCATGAGCTCAATGTATCAGGATTTGACTTAGAAACACTCGATGCCCCGATCAAAGGACTCCACACCCTTAACATCCAAGAAACACCGATCAAATCGCTCAAAAAATTGCCGAAGCTCTTTCCCTATCTTTCTTGTCTGTACCTCTCTTATACCCACCTTACTGCCGAAGGAATTCGGGAAGTGATCGATGCCCTTCCTCTTTCAAAACTTGACCTCGTTGACTGCGAGGGGCTCACAGATGAAGAAGCGTTCACCCTTTTTGCTCCCCACCCCACTCTCCGTTTTCTTAAATTGACGAATTGCGCGCAGCTTACCGATCACCTTTTCACACAAATCGAAGAGACATCTCTTAGACACCTTCGCTTAACCTCGGTTCCCCATCTCACCAACCGAGGGCTAGAGGCTCTTCTCAAGCTCCCTCTCGATGTCCTCAGGGTGAGTGGATGCCCTAACCTGACAGCAGAAAGTCCCGCTATCGTCCACAAGTATGCCGATGCGTTTGTCGATCTCTCGGTTCATCAATATGTGATGACAGCTCAAAAAAAAATGGCGGGAAAAAAAGAGAGTGTTTAACATAGGTGAAAACTCGAGTTAAAAATGCTACGTTACCTCCTTCTCTTAATGGCGATGACTGTTTTGGGATTTTCCCAAAACAAGGCCGAAGATTTGCGCATTTTGCAACTCCTCCCTGATATTGCCCATCCCCCCTTAGTCAACCCCTGCATTCCCCAAGATTTCACCTTAGGGATGAAGGAAGGAGGTTATTACTGGGGAACCAAGAGCAATACTGCAGATTACTTTGCCGATACGAGCACCCTTAAAGGGTGTCTGATCCGCGCCCAAATTTCGACCAAGGTCGCTCAGCTCGGCTTTGACCGCTTTTCTTGCGATGCCAACACTCACGACCTGGCGGCTGCCGGCTTTACCGGGATCAAAATGCAGCGAGGGAAGTGGGGGATTTTCCCCTATCGGGAGCTCCATGCTAAAGGGCCGAAAGGGCGCCACTACTACCAGATGTGGGTGGGGCTCAACACCGAAGAGGGGACCACCCTTTGCTTCCAGTTTATCTACCCCGAGTATCTGAACGAGCCAACCCAAAACCAAAAAAGCATCTGGAGAGACTTTGTCAGCAAAACAGCTTTTTTAAGCATGAAAGATCTTCTGATTGCCCGAGGGGTTTTTCCCGATATGGAGCAAATCTCCTTTTCAGCCTTTAAACGGCGGTGTGACCAAAAGTTCTTCATCCAAATGGAAGGAGAGGTTTCTCATCTCAAAGTTGTGGGGGTGGCGGAGACTCCCTTTAATCTCGCTCTTCCTCTAGTGGAGATCGAGTCGCTCGTTACCTGCGCCGGCCATGAACCAAGTTCTGAAAAGGTTCAGATTCCCTACAACGTCGTTGATCACTTCCCCTTCGAGATAAAGATGCTCTCTCCCACTTCCTTCCAGGAAGGAGACAACTACCTACTATTTATCCCTTAATGGGGTAGATTGATGGTCATTTAACCCTACTTAAATTACATGCACGTAATTTGAGTAGGGTTAAAGAGGTTTTTCGGGGATGATCACGGCGCCAACGATGTAGGCGATGATCACGGGAAAAAAGCCGGTAAGGACCATAGCGACAAGGGCTACGATCCGGACGATCGTCGGGTCGATCGAAAGAGCCTCGGCAACGCCCGCGCAGATCCCAGCAATCTTCCTCCCTTCTAACGAGCGGTAGAGCCGCTTGCAGTCATACTGGATGTAGTTCGTAGGGCCAAGCGGCATCAGGATCCATGCAATAAAATAGGCAATTAGAAGGGGTAAGACCCCCGTAAAAATGCAGAGGAAAACAAGGAGGAGGCGGATCACCGTCGCGTCCATTCCGAGGAAGTGTCCCAGGCCGCCACAGACCCCTCCAATTTTCTTGTCCCACCGATCTCTATATAACCGTCTCATACGCTTATTATCCCTAAAGCACCTTTAAAAGGGAACAGGGGATTCGAAGTGCATTGATTTTCCCGTGATGGGATGGGTAAATGCGAGGCAGCAGGCATGTAGGTGGAGGCGGTGACTACCGGTATCTCCATACTTTTGGTCTCCTAGGATGGGAAAGGTGGCCGCAAGCGCTTGGGCGCGGATCTGGTTCTTCTTCCCCGTCTCGAGGGTAAACTCGATCGCAGTTGTTTTTCCCCGAGTCTCAAGGACCTTATAGTGGGTGATCGCCATGTCTCCCTTTGGGTGGGGGCGGACGAAGTAATTTTGATCTTCTTTCAGACGACACTTCCAGGTTCCCTCTCCCTCGAGACGCCCACGGACGATTGCCCGGTACTGCCTATGGATCGAGTGAGCGTGGAACTGCTCTTTCAGCTTTTCCCACGCCTCTTCGGTCAGTGCCATGACCATCACCCCCGAGGTTTCCCGATCAAGGCGGTGGACGGGGAAAGCCCGTCGGTAGTGCTTTTTCATCACCCCATGGACCGTATTTTCACTGTCGAACGCAGCAGCAACACTTAAAACCCCTTCGGGTTTATTGACCACAACGAGGTCACGATCCTCATAGAGCACCTCGATATCTAGATCGAGGAACTTTTGCTTTTCCTTAAGGGTAATCGTTGCCCCTTCTCCGATCGTTTCATTGGGGAGCTTGATCTTTTTTCCATCGACGAAGATGCGCCCATTTTTCACCCACTTGCGCAGGGTCGAGCGGGAGCTCTCGGGAAATTCTAAGACAAGGCGTTCTAAAAGTAATTGCTTTCCTTCCATGGGGAGAAATATAGCAGAAAACAGAACTTTTGACAAGAAATCTCTCCAGAAAATAAAGTACGGCAAGAGGAGCCAGGATAATATTAAAGAAAAAATTTGTGAACTTCTCTTGTTCTTCGGAAGAAGATCTTTCCATAGCCTCCGACGAGCCTGGCTTGAGTGTCTATGAAGAGGGGAAGAGCTTTGTTGTGGAGGCGGCCCTTCCTGGGATTAGCGCCGATGCGATAGAGGTGACCCAGGCCGATACCTACCTCCTCATCGAGGGGGAGCGAAAAGAAGAGGAAAAAGAGCGGAAATATTACCGTCGCGCCACCGAGGATTTTTCCTACCGGGTCCCCCTCTCCAAAAAGGTCGATATGGACGAAGAGCCTGAGGTGACTTTTGAAGAGGGGATGATGCGGATCATCTTTCAGACAAAGGGGAAAAAATGACAAAAGTTAGCAGTGTTTGGAAGTTATTTTTGATGCAAGTTGTGCCCAGATTTTTAGTTCAGTTTGCGTTCTCAAAATTGAGAACATTGTCCAGAAGACAAGGCGAAATTTTTAGAAGGCAAAGAGGATAAAAAGATGGGTCAAAAGGTATCAAAAATAGCTTCCAAACGCTGCCTGGTTCTTGTTCACGATATTTTTGAAGACTCAGAGCTTCTCTATCCGGTGATTCGGATGCAAGAAGAGGGGATCGAGGTGGTCATTGCAGGAGAGGAAAAGAGGACCTATCTCGGCAAGCATGGCTACCCCTCCAAAAGCGCGATCACTTTTAAAGAGATGGAAGCGGGGGAGTTTGATGGCGTTTTCATTCCAGGAGGATTTTCTCCCGATAAGCTCCGGCGGGTTCCCGAAGTCCTTAAACTCGTTCAAGAAATGGACCAGGCCGAGAAAATGATCGCCTTTATCTGTCATGGAGGGTGGGTGCCCATCTCCGCAAAGATCCTCAAGGGGCGGGCGGCAACAGGAACTGTGGCGATTAAGGATGATCTCGAAAACGCAGGGGCGATTTGGAAGGATGAACCCGTTGTGATCGATGGGAATCTCATCAGCTCCCGCACCCCTAAAGACCTTCCCCCCTTTGGAAAAGCAATCGTTGAGGCACTCACTTGATCCGAAAAACTCTCCTCCTCCTCTTTGTTCCTTTGTTCCTCATGGCTCAAGACAAGCCTCCCATAGAAGAGCCGAAGCTCCTCAATGTAGGGA
This genomic stretch from Candidatus Neptunochlamydia vexilliferae harbors:
- a CDS encoding PspC domain-containing protein, which produces MRRLYRDRWDKKIGGVCGGLGHFLGMDATVIRLLLVFLCIFTGVLPLLIAYFIAWILMPLGPTNYIQYDCKRLYRSLEGRKIAGICAGVAEALSIDPTIVRIVALVAMVLTGFFPVIIAYIVGAVIIPEKPL
- a CDS encoding RluA family pseudouridine synthase, encoding MSKVLFSAIFLPMEGKQLLLERLVLEFPESSRSTLRKWVKNGRIFVDGKKIKLPNETIGEGATITLKEKQKFLDLDIEVLYEDRDLVVVNKPEGVLSVAAAFDSENTVHGVMKKHYRRAFPVHRLDRETSGVMVMALTEEAWEKLKEQFHAHSIHRQYRAIVRGRLEGEGTWKCRLKEDQNYFVRPHPKGDMAITHYKVLETRGKTTAIEFTLETGKKNQIRAQALAATFPILGDQKYGDTGSHRLHLHACCLAFTHPITGKSMHFESPVPF
- a CDS encoding Hsp20 family protein codes for the protein MNFSCSSEEDLSIASDEPGLSVYEEGKSFVVEAALPGISADAIEVTQADTYLLIEGERKEEEKERKYYRRATEDFSYRVPLSKKVDMDEEPEVTFEEGMMRIIFQTKGKK
- a CDS encoding type 1 glutamine amidotransferase domain-containing protein; protein product: MGQKVSKIASKRCLVLVHDIFEDSELLYPVIRMQEEGIEVVIAGEEKRTYLGKHGYPSKSAITFKEMEAGEFDGVFIPGGFSPDKLRRVPEVLKLVQEMDQAEKMIAFICHGGWVPISAKILKGRAATGTVAIKDDLENAGAIWKDEPVVIDGNLISSRTPKDLPPFGKAIVEALT